In one Janibacter cremeus genomic region, the following are encoded:
- a CDS encoding acyl-CoA dehydrogenase family protein, whose product MTSDVQDTQPTSAGSGQRADVSADHARQVAEAAREESWERPSFAKELYLGRFDVDLIHPHPRADAEDEARGEEFLARLREVCEGIDGQRIEHEARIPDETIAALKGIGAFGMKIPREYGGLGLTMSYYGRALMLVGSVNASLGAMLSAHQSIGVPEPVKLIGSDEQKERFLPRCAAGAISAFLLTEPDVGSDPARVATAATPTDDGSAYLIDGVKLWTTNGVVADLLVVMARVPEHDGGKGGVTAFVVEGRAEGITVERRNAFMGLRGIENGLTRFHRVRVPVENRLGAEGDGLRIALKTLNAGRLSIPAMCAAAGKWSLKIAREWSSERVQWGRPVGEHEAVAEKISFIAATTFALESVLELSTQLHDAGSKDIRIEAALAKLWSSEMACRIADELVQIRGGRGYETAASLAARGERAVPVEQVLRDLRINRIFEGSTEIMHLLIAREAVDAHLKAAGDLASPDAGLGDKARAAVGASGFYARWLPHLVAGQGDVPSSYADFGPLARHLRFVERSSRKLARHTFYGMSRWQATMELRQCYLGRVVDIGAELFAMAAVCSRAEMLREDDAELGRSAQQLADAFCAQSRLRVKELFGALWSNTDDGDRRLAREVLAGGCTWLEEGVLDASEGTGPWIASWSAGPSEHESVWRSLE is encoded by the coding sequence TTGACCAGTGACGTCCAGGACACACAGCCCACCAGCGCCGGGTCCGGCCAGCGCGCCGACGTGAGCGCCGACCACGCGCGACAGGTCGCCGAGGCCGCCCGTGAGGAGTCGTGGGAGCGGCCGAGCTTCGCCAAGGAGCTCTATCTGGGTCGCTTCGACGTGGACCTCATCCACCCACACCCCCGGGCCGACGCCGAGGACGAGGCGCGCGGGGAGGAGTTCCTCGCTCGATTGCGCGAGGTGTGTGAGGGGATCGATGGTCAGCGCATCGAGCATGAGGCCCGGATCCCCGACGAGACCATCGCGGCGCTGAAGGGCATCGGCGCCTTCGGGATGAAGATCCCCCGTGAGTACGGGGGGCTGGGCCTGACGATGTCCTACTACGGCAGGGCGCTGATGCTCGTCGGCTCCGTCAATGCCAGTCTCGGCGCAATGCTCTCGGCGCACCAGTCCATCGGCGTGCCCGAGCCGGTCAAGCTCATCGGGTCGGACGAGCAGAAGGAGCGCTTCCTGCCGCGGTGCGCGGCCGGCGCGATATCCGCGTTCCTCCTGACCGAGCCCGACGTCGGGTCCGACCCGGCCCGGGTGGCGACCGCCGCGACCCCCACGGACGATGGCTCGGCCTACCTGATCGACGGCGTGAAGCTGTGGACCACGAACGGCGTGGTCGCCGACCTGCTCGTCGTCATGGCTCGGGTCCCTGAGCACGACGGAGGCAAGGGCGGCGTGACTGCCTTCGTCGTCGAGGGGCGGGCCGAGGGGATCACCGTCGAGCGACGCAACGCCTTCATGGGTCTGCGCGGGATCGAGAACGGCCTCACCCGCTTCCACCGGGTGCGCGTGCCGGTCGAGAACCGGCTCGGAGCGGAGGGCGATGGGCTCAGGATCGCCCTGAAGACGCTCAACGCCGGTCGTCTGTCGATACCGGCGATGTGCGCGGCCGCCGGCAAGTGGTCGCTGAAGATCGCCCGTGAGTGGTCGAGCGAGAGGGTGCAGTGGGGTCGCCCGGTCGGTGAGCACGAGGCCGTGGCGGAGAAGATCTCCTTCATCGCGGCGACGACCTTTGCGCTGGAGTCGGTGCTCGAGCTCTCGACCCAGCTGCACGATGCGGGCAGCAAGGACATCCGCATCGAGGCGGCCCTGGCGAAGCTGTGGTCGAGCGAGATGGCGTGCCGCATCGCTGACGAGCTCGTGCAGATCCGGGGTGGTCGTGGCTACGAGACCGCGGCATCGTTGGCGGCGCGTGGCGAGCGAGCGGTGCCCGTCGAGCAGGTGCTGCGGGACCTGCGGATCAACCGGATCTTCGAGGGCTCCACCGAGATCATGCATCTGCTCATCGCCAGGGAGGCCGTCGACGCGCACCTGAAGGCGGCAGGCGACCTCGCCTCACCGGACGCAGGCCTGGGCGACAAGGCACGAGCGGCGGTGGGCGCGAGCGGCTTCTACGCCCGGTGGCTCCCGCACCTGGTGGCCGGCCAGGGCGACGTACCGTCCTCGTACGCCGATTTCGGGCCGCTCGCCCGGCACCTGCGCTTCGTGGAGCGCTCCAGCCGCAAGCTCGCGCGGCACACCTTCTACGGGATGTCCCGGTGGCAGGCGACGATGGAGCTGCGTCAGTGCTACCTCGGACGCGTCGTCGACATCGGCGCGGAGCTGTTCGCGATGGCCGCCGTGTGCAGCCGCGCAGAGATGCTGCGGGAGGACGACGCGGAGCTGGGGCGCTCGGCCCAGCAGCTGGCGGATGCGTTCTGCGCCCAGTCGCGGTTGCGGGTCAAGGAGCTCTTCGGTGCCCTGTGGAGCAACACCGACGACGGTGACCGGCGGTTGGCCAGGGAAGTGCTGGCGGGCGGCTGCACGTGGCTCGAGGAGGGCGTCCTCGACGCGAGCGAGGGGACCGGACCCTGGATCGCGAGCTGGTCCGCCGGACCGAGCGAGCACGAGTCGGTGTGGCGATCCCTCGAGTGA
- a CDS encoding fatty acyl-CoA synthetase produces the protein MSTTMQMATARANGLGEVLRRSAARFRDKTAIIDGDTRLSFREFDALCTRVAAGLAGLGINPGDRVALLSRNSADFAAIAWGAARLGVVLVPINFMLTADEVGYIVGDSEPVAFIAQPEFVETATEAIAASGQAVPTLVVTGAAKGEWAPFADLAATDATGWTPPVVADDDPIRLMYTSGTESRPKGALLTSRALQAEYLSAIIDGGMTGDDIDLHTLPLYHCAQLDCFLGPDLMLGATSIILPAPEPATVLRTIAEHGVTKYFAPPTVWIGLLRHADFDTTDLSSLRKGYYGASPMPVEVLKEIQQRLPDVDLWNFYGQTELAPVATILPPHEQLSHAGSAGFPVLNVETRLVDDDGVEVPVGEIGEVVHRSPQIAAGYWRNGEKTAEAFQGGWFHSGDLAIADEDGRITIVDRKKDMIKTGGENVASREVEEAIYAHPDVAEVAVFALPDPKWVEAVTATVVAKEGSALTVAAIEEHCAGVLAPFKRPKRIEVLPELPKNPSGKILKRELRERFS, from the coding sequence ATGTCGACGACGATGCAGATGGCCACCGCCCGTGCCAACGGACTGGGGGAGGTGCTGCGCCGCAGTGCCGCTCGCTTCCGGGACAAGACCGCGATCATCGACGGGGACACCCGGCTGAGCTTCCGCGAGTTCGACGCCCTGTGCACGCGCGTGGCCGCCGGTCTCGCCGGCCTCGGCATCAACCCGGGCGACCGGGTCGCCCTGCTCAGCCGCAACTCCGCCGACTTCGCGGCGATCGCCTGGGGCGCCGCGCGTCTGGGTGTCGTCCTCGTCCCGATCAACTTCATGCTCACCGCGGACGAGGTCGGCTACATCGTCGGCGACAGCGAGCCGGTCGCCTTCATCGCCCAGCCGGAGTTCGTGGAGACCGCCACCGAGGCGATCGCCGCGAGCGGTCAGGCGGTGCCCACACTCGTCGTCACCGGTGCGGCGAAGGGGGAGTGGGCCCCCTTCGCCGACCTCGCCGCGACCGACGCGACCGGCTGGACCCCTCCGGTGGTCGCCGACGACGACCCGATCCGGCTGATGTACACCTCCGGCACCGAGTCCCGGCCGAAGGGGGCGCTGCTCACCTCCCGCGCGCTGCAGGCCGAGTACCTCAGCGCGATCATCGACGGGGGGATGACCGGCGACGACATCGACCTGCACACCCTGCCGCTGTACCACTGCGCGCAGCTGGACTGCTTCCTCGGGCCCGACCTCATGCTCGGTGCGACGAGCATCATCCTGCCCGCGCCGGAGCCGGCGACCGTGCTGCGCACCATCGCCGAGCACGGGGTGACGAAGTACTTCGCGCCGCCGACGGTGTGGATCGGCCTGCTGCGGCACGCGGACTTCGACACCACCGACCTGTCCTCGCTGCGCAAGGGCTACTACGGCGCCTCCCCGATGCCGGTGGAGGTCCTCAAGGAGATCCAGCAGCGGCTGCCCGATGTGGACCTGTGGAACTTCTACGGCCAGACCGAGCTCGCGCCGGTCGCGACGATCCTGCCGCCGCACGAGCAGCTCTCGCACGCCGGCTCGGCGGGCTTCCCCGTGCTCAACGTCGAGACCAGGCTCGTCGACGACGACGGTGTCGAGGTGCCCGTCGGCGAGATCGGCGAGGTCGTCCACCGCAGCCCGCAGATCGCGGCCGGCTACTGGCGCAACGGGGAGAAGACCGCCGAGGCTTTCCAAGGTGGCTGGTTCCACTCCGGCGACCTGGCGATCGCCGACGAGGACGGCCGGATCACGATCGTCGACCGCAAGAAGGACATGATCAAGACCGGTGGCGAGAACGTCGCCTCCCGCGAGGTCGAGGAGGCGATCTACGCCCACCCGGACGTGGCGGAGGTCGCGGTCTTCGCCCTGCCGGATCCCAAGTGGGTCGAGGCGGTCACCGCGACCGTCGTCGCCAAGGAGGGCTCGGCCCTCACCGTCGCCGCGATCGAGGAGCACTGCGCCGGTGTGCTGGCCCCCTTCAAGCGGCCCAAGCGGATCGAGGTCCTGCCCGAGCTGCCGAAGAACCCGAGCGGCAAGATCCTCAAGCGCGAGCTGCGGGAGCGCTTCAGCTGA
- a CDS encoding ATP-binding protein, with protein MPNDIGALVAELRKFGAEATAVEVKRAAGGLPKSVRETLSSFSNTPGGGALVLGLDEASGFVAIGLEDPAKMMADLTSMCREDIAPPLTPEIEMAEVDGRTVLVADIREITKEQKPCYVRSLGKERGSYIRVGESDRRLTSEEVQQIVADRGQPKFDHEVVTNASMDDLDPTAVETYVGRTRENSPRIFADERADVILRMTRVTSLDPDGKERPTLAGLLALGRYPQQFFPQLNVTFVHYPTASGDSTSTGVRFLDNVSIDGPIPSMVWDTLSAIRRNMSRRALITGEGRRDMWEYPPEALREAVVNALVHRDLSPGSRGIQVQIEMYPDRLRIMNAGGLFGAVDIDRLGEEGRSSARNSLLLKLLEEVEVPEEDRTVCENRGSGIRAMLTALRHAGMSPPRFKDSTTAFEVILPNHTLLDDETLAWLRLLGREGLRDSQCTGLALMRRGEVMDNGRYRAATGITDSRVATFELQDLVARELVAQAGTRGAARYTLSEYAITAQERGRRARPNRRRQILDLLELHKELSKTEISELLALNPKTAEHWLRTLKGEGSVEPTEPGRGNKRTRYRLSAKALQESLFGDTDV; from the coding sequence GTGCCAAATGACATCGGCGCCCTCGTGGCAGAACTTCGCAAGTTCGGCGCAGAGGCAACGGCAGTTGAGGTCAAGCGGGCAGCAGGTGGACTCCCCAAGAGCGTCCGCGAGACGCTGTCGAGTTTCTCCAATACACCCGGCGGCGGAGCTCTGGTCCTGGGGCTGGACGAAGCGTCCGGGTTCGTTGCCATCGGGCTTGAGGACCCCGCGAAAATGATGGCCGACCTCACTTCAATGTGCCGCGAGGATATCGCGCCCCCGCTGACACCGGAGATCGAAATGGCGGAGGTCGACGGGCGCACCGTTCTCGTTGCGGACATCCGGGAGATCACCAAGGAGCAAAAGCCTTGCTACGTCCGCTCCCTTGGCAAGGAGCGCGGCAGTTACATCCGAGTTGGTGAAAGCGATCGCCGCCTGACCTCCGAGGAAGTGCAACAGATCGTGGCTGATCGGGGCCAGCCGAAGTTCGATCACGAGGTCGTCACCAATGCGTCGATGGACGACTTGGATCCCACTGCCGTCGAAACTTATGTAGGTCGCACGCGCGAGAACAGCCCTCGCATTTTTGCTGACGAACGCGCTGACGTAATTCTGCGAATGACGAGGGTCACCAGTCTGGACCCTGATGGAAAGGAGCGGCCCACGTTAGCAGGGTTGCTTGCGCTGGGCCGCTACCCTCAACAGTTCTTTCCACAGTTGAACGTGACATTCGTTCACTATCCCACTGCTTCTGGTGACAGCACATCAACGGGCGTTAGATTCTTGGATAATGTGTCCATTGATGGGCCAATTCCATCCATGGTCTGGGATACACTGAGCGCCATTCGGAGAAACATGAGTCGACGCGCGCTCATTACGGGCGAGGGGCGTCGGGACATGTGGGAATACCCACCCGAGGCACTGCGCGAAGCCGTCGTGAACGCACTCGTTCACCGTGATCTGAGCCCAGGTTCGCGCGGCATTCAGGTGCAGATCGAGATGTACCCGGATCGACTCCGCATCATGAATGCTGGGGGCCTCTTTGGCGCCGTCGACATTGATCGCCTTGGCGAGGAGGGCCGATCTTCCGCCCGCAACAGTCTCCTCCTGAAGCTGCTCGAAGAAGTTGAGGTACCGGAAGAAGACCGCACGGTTTGCGAGAATCGCGGGTCTGGCATCCGAGCAATGCTGACCGCATTGCGCCACGCGGGGATGAGTCCACCAAGATTCAAAGACTCAACGACAGCCTTCGAGGTCATACTCCCAAACCACACTCTGCTCGATGATGAAACTCTTGCTTGGTTGCGGCTATTGGGCCGAGAGGGCCTTCGCGACTCACAGTGCACCGGCCTGGCTCTCATGCGACGCGGAGAAGTGATGGATAACGGAAGATACCGCGCGGCCACGGGCATAACCGACAGTCGGGTTGCGACATTCGAGTTGCAAGACCTAGTTGCCCGCGAACTCGTTGCTCAGGCGGGCACTCGCGGCGCTGCTCGCTACACCCTGTCGGAGTATGCAATCACTGCTCAAGAGCGTGGCCGGCGAGCTCGCCCCAATCGAAGGCGCCAAATCCTAGACCTGCTCGAACTGCATAAAGAGTTGTCGAAGACGGAGATCAGCGAACTTCTGGCCCTGAATCCTAAGACTGCTGAGCACTGGCTACGAACCTTGAAGGGAGAAGGCAGCGTTGAGCCAACCGAGCCAGGTCGCGGCAACAAGCGCACCAGGTATCGCCTCAGCGCAAAGGCTCTGCAGGAGTCCCTGTTTGGCGACACCGACGTTTAA
- a CDS encoding DUF1697 domain-containing protein, with the protein MPAYVAFLRAINLGARRKFPKADLQRVVESVGTGVQVHLNTGNVLLTSRQRSTEAVARTLERSFAADRGFEVPTVVLTLDELAGVAVEADAVAGEAPFAVGAHYVSFLREEPGAEAVAAFTAREAKGETAVVRGRTVHLMVAEGGAYHAAKLPAAVERDLGVATNRNLTVVRELARRWT; encoded by the coding sequence ATGCCCGCCTACGTCGCCTTCCTCCGGGCGATCAACCTCGGCGCCCGCCGGAAGTTCCCCAAGGCCGACCTGCAGCGCGTCGTCGAGTCGGTCGGCACCGGGGTGCAGGTGCACCTCAACACCGGCAACGTGCTGCTGACGAGCCGGCAGCGCTCGACGGAGGCGGTGGCGCGGACGCTCGAGCGGTCCTTCGCCGCCGACCGTGGGTTCGAGGTGCCCACCGTCGTGCTCACGCTCGACGAGCTGGCGGGCGTCGCCGTGGAGGCCGACGCGGTGGCGGGGGAGGCCCCCTTCGCCGTCGGGGCGCACTACGTCTCCTTCCTCAGGGAGGAGCCGGGCGCGGAGGCGGTCGCAGCCTTCACCGCACGGGAGGCGAAGGGGGAGACCGCCGTGGTCCGCGGCCGCACCGTGCACCTCATGGTCGCCGAGGGCGGGGCCTACCACGCCGCGAAGCTGCCCGCCGCCGTCGAGCGCGACCTGGGCGTCGCGACGAACCGCAACCTCACGGTGGTGAGGGAGCTGGCGCGGCGCTGGACCTGA
- a CDS encoding class I SAM-dependent methyltransferase, whose translation MTTTGMTPTETTTGPTVPEQAGVLQTHLAGYMATRVLQIGLTSGLLRAIAANPSVTPDTLADALGMDDLYVSVWCRAAFGAGVLDRSGDGYTLAPHMEMLLFDESSPAFVGGMVMAVAQPEMFGRFAENLTTGERMWWDETSPEWIASVERTGRPFYTRLLGAGLAQVPGLEDALHAGGRVLDTACGAGVGVVRLATTYPEATVMGVDGDAHSIGRAREAVDSAGLTDRIELVVSPLEDMTLDEPVDVVINNISMHECRDIDRVTERVRAALKPGGWFVISDFPFPDTDEGLRSVPGRLMSGVQFFEAQIDDQLLPRVAYDELLTRHGFTELGWFQLNPVHAVTHGRRPV comes from the coding sequence ATGACGACGACAGGAATGACCCCCACGGAGACCACGACCGGACCCACGGTCCCGGAGCAGGCAGGCGTCCTGCAGACCCACCTGGCCGGGTACATGGCCACCCGCGTCCTGCAGATAGGCCTGACGTCCGGCCTGCTGCGGGCCATCGCCGCCAATCCGTCGGTGACGCCGGACACGCTCGCGGACGCTCTGGGCATGGATGACCTCTACGTGTCCGTCTGGTGCCGGGCCGCCTTCGGTGCCGGCGTCCTCGACCGCAGCGGCGACGGGTACACGCTCGCCCCGCACATGGAGATGCTGCTCTTCGACGAGTCCTCGCCTGCCTTCGTCGGCGGCATGGTCATGGCAGTGGCGCAGCCGGAGATGTTCGGACGCTTCGCGGAGAACCTCACGACCGGCGAACGGATGTGGTGGGACGAGACGAGCCCCGAGTGGATCGCCTCGGTCGAGCGCACGGGCCGGCCGTTCTACACGCGCCTCCTCGGCGCCGGGCTGGCGCAGGTTCCCGGGCTGGAGGACGCGCTGCACGCCGGCGGCCGGGTCCTGGACACCGCCTGCGGAGCGGGGGTCGGCGTGGTCCGGCTCGCGACGACCTATCCCGAGGCGACGGTCATGGGCGTGGACGGGGACGCGCACTCGATCGGCCGCGCCCGGGAAGCAGTGGACTCGGCCGGCCTCACCGACCGGATCGAGCTCGTCGTCAGCCCACTCGAGGACATGACCCTCGACGAGCCGGTCGACGTGGTCATCAACAACATCTCCATGCACGAGTGCCGTGACATCGATCGGGTCACCGAGCGGGTGCGCGCCGCGCTCAAGCCGGGAGGGTGGTTCGTCATCTCCGACTTCCCCTTCCCGGACACGGACGAAGGACTGCGGTCCGTCCCCGGGCGGCTGATGTCGGGAGTGCAGTTCTTCGAGGCGCAGATCGACGACCAGCTGCTGCCGCGCGTGGCCTACGACGAGCTGCTCACCCGGCACGGTTTCACCGAGCTGGGCTGGTTCCAGCTCAACCCGGTGCACGCGGTGACCCACGGTCGTCGACCCGTCTGA
- a CDS encoding winged helix-turn-helix transcriptional regulator, with amino-acid sequence MAGYGQFCPIAKTMEVLDERWTVLIVRELLCGSHHFNELRRGVPRMSPALLSKRLRSLAKAGIVLRRDDGNRIRYELTPGGRALGPVVMALGEWGVQWRSQLGEEDFDPTLLMWDVHRNLDLDAMPGGRVVLGFTFPDVEAAHRDWWIVVEDRGLVDLCDFDPGFPVDVRVVCDLPTLVHVWRGDLDWSSALSSGGVTLEGPTDLRRALRRWLKLSPFASVARETGSSAAGR; translated from the coding sequence ATGGCGGGATACGGCCAGTTCTGCCCCATCGCCAAGACGATGGAGGTCCTGGACGAGCGGTGGACCGTGCTGATCGTGCGGGAGTTGTTGTGCGGCAGCCACCACTTCAACGAGCTGCGGCGCGGCGTGCCTCGGATGTCACCCGCGCTCCTGTCCAAGCGCCTGCGCAGTCTCGCCAAGGCGGGGATCGTGCTCCGCCGTGACGACGGCAACCGGATCCGCTACGAGCTGACCCCTGGCGGCAGGGCGCTGGGCCCCGTGGTCATGGCTCTCGGGGAGTGGGGCGTGCAATGGCGCAGCCAGCTGGGCGAGGAGGACTTCGACCCAACGCTGCTCATGTGGGACGTCCACCGCAACCTCGACCTCGATGCGATGCCGGGTGGCAGGGTGGTGCTGGGTTTCACGTTCCCGGATGTCGAGGCCGCCCACCGGGACTGGTGGATCGTCGTCGAGGACCGGGGACTGGTCGACCTGTGCGACTTCGATCCCGGCTTTCCCGTCGACGTGCGCGTGGTCTGCGACCTTCCGACCCTCGTGCACGTCTGGCGCGGCGACCTCGACTGGAGCAGTGCCCTAAGCAGCGGCGGGGTCACCCTCGAGGGCCCGACCGACCTTCGCCGCGCCCTGCGGCGGTGGCTCAAGCTCTCGCCCTTCGCCTCGGTGGCGAGGGAGACCGGCTCCTCCGCCGCCGGCCGTTGA
- a CDS encoding ABC1 kinase family protein — protein MSSRYTDLVRLLLRHARSDLLAGAQVDGLTEGDDLPEGSDARAQAFANDLEKMGPTYIKMGQLLSTRFDLLPPSYTDALTRLQDTVEPFPFDEVREIVEGELGTRIKDAFAFFDEEPLAAASLGQVHRATTRSGRDVVVKVQRPDVRATIRGDMDVLDKVTGLVDKHTSVGSSYGLNQLLHQFRRSLVDELDYRREARNLLRFIELTGEHDRLVVPEPLLQLTTTRVLTMEHIEGRKVTDLGPLALIDLDARPLVEQLFHCYLQMILDDGVLHADPHPGNLLVTEDGRLALLDLGMIATVPQRVQTHVTKLLLAINDGDGEEAAAVLGDMGHALDDYDAAGFRDDVAHLVSEAMASGPDLEAGRLLVELSRLSGTHGLRPPAEMAMIGKALLNLDQTTSHLDPDFSPADAIRDNVSDIFASSLKTSPGGLLAAAIEAKEFTAHLPKRANRILDSLARGEMRLHVDAIDEQRLHLVLQRIANRLTLGLIIAATIIGAAMMMRVETEVTFLGFPAIAMLFFVVAVLAAVALGVHIVLTDRKVARYHPSSQDDQ, from the coding sequence ATGAGCAGCCGCTACACCGACCTCGTCCGACTCCTGCTCCGGCACGCCCGCAGCGACCTGCTGGCCGGGGCGCAGGTGGACGGCCTCACCGAGGGCGACGACCTGCCCGAGGGCTCCGACGCACGGGCGCAGGCCTTCGCCAACGACCTCGAGAAGATGGGCCCGACATACATCAAGATGGGCCAGCTGCTCTCGACGCGCTTCGACCTGCTGCCTCCGTCGTACACCGACGCGCTCACCCGACTGCAGGACACGGTCGAGCCCTTCCCCTTCGACGAGGTCCGCGAGATCGTCGAGGGAGAGCTCGGGACGCGGATCAAGGACGCCTTCGCCTTCTTCGACGAGGAGCCGCTCGCGGCGGCCTCGCTCGGGCAGGTGCACCGGGCGACGACCCGCTCGGGCCGCGACGTCGTCGTCAAGGTGCAGCGCCCGGACGTGCGGGCGACGATCCGCGGCGACATGGACGTGCTGGACAAGGTCACCGGTCTCGTCGACAAGCACACCAGCGTCGGCAGCTCCTACGGCCTCAACCAGCTGCTCCACCAGTTCCGGCGCTCGCTCGTCGACGAGCTCGACTACCGCCGGGAGGCACGCAACCTGCTGCGGTTCATCGAGCTGACCGGTGAGCACGACCGGCTGGTCGTGCCCGAGCCCCTGCTGCAGCTGACGACGACGCGGGTGCTGACGATGGAGCACATCGAGGGCCGCAAGGTGACCGATCTGGGACCGCTGGCACTCATCGACCTCGACGCCCGGCCGCTCGTGGAGCAGCTCTTCCACTGCTACCTGCAGATGATCCTCGACGACGGCGTGCTGCACGCCGACCCCCACCCCGGCAACCTGCTGGTCACCGAGGACGGGCGGCTCGCGCTGCTCGACCTGGGGATGATCGCGACCGTGCCGCAACGCGTGCAGACGCACGTGACCAAGCTGCTGCTCGCGATCAACGACGGGGACGGGGAGGAGGCCGCCGCCGTCCTGGGCGACATGGGGCACGCGCTCGACGACTACGACGCGGCCGGCTTCCGCGACGACGTCGCCCACCTGGTCAGCGAGGCCATGGCCAGCGGCCCCGACCTCGAGGCCGGTCGGCTGCTCGTCGAGCTCTCCCGCCTCTCCGGGACCCACGGGCTGCGCCCGCCGGCCGAGATGGCGATGATCGGCAAGGCCCTGCTCAACCTCGACCAGACCACCTCGCACCTCGACCCGGACTTCTCCCCGGCCGACGCGATCCGTGACAACGTCTCCGACATCTTCGCCTCGTCGCTGAAGACCTCCCCCGGAGGCCTGCTCGCCGCCGCGATCGAGGCCAAGGAGTTCACCGCGCACCTGCCCAAGCGGGCCAACCGGATCCTCGACTCGCTCGCCCGCGGCGAGATGCGCCTGCACGTCGACGCGATCGACGAGCAGCGGCTGCACCTGGTGCTCCAGCGCATCGCCAACCGGCTCACCCTCGGCCTGATCATCGCGGCGACGATCATCGGTGCCGCGATGATGATGCGCGTGGAGACCGAGGTGACCTTCCTGGGCTTCCCGGCGATCGCGATGCTCTTCTTCGTCGTCGCCGTGCTGGCGGCGGTCGCGCTCGGCGTCCACATCGTGCTCACCGACCGCAAGGTCGCCCGGTACCACCCCTCGTCGCAGGACGACCAGTGA
- the purS gene encoding phosphoribosylformylglycinamidine synthase subunit PurS — protein MGRIVVDVMLKPEILDPQGQAVRGALPRLGLDQFTDVRQGKRFVLSVDGEVTETHLASAREAAETLLSNPVIEDVVNVHELTTDEPEQAPITGAGA, from the coding sequence GTGGGACGCATCGTCGTCGACGTCATGCTCAAGCCCGAGATCCTCGATCCCCAGGGCCAGGCCGTGCGCGGTGCGCTGCCGCGCCTGGGGCTGGACCAGTTCACCGACGTGCGGCAGGGGAAGCGCTTCGTGCTCTCCGTCGACGGCGAGGTCACCGAGACGCACCTTGCCAGCGCCCGCGAGGCCGCCGAGACACTCCTGTCCAACCCGGTCATCGAGGACGTCGTCAACGTCCACGAGCTGACGACGGACGAGCCCGAGCAGGCTCCGATCACCGGGGCGGGCGCGTGA
- the purQ gene encoding phosphoribosylformylglycinamidine synthase subunit PurQ, whose translation MKIGVITFPGSLDDADARRAVRIAGGEPLALWHGDADLHSVDAVVIPGGFSYGDYLRAGAIARFAPVMGEVITAAKGGLPVLGICNGFQILTECHLLPGSMIQNDHRRFLCRDQVLRVENAATAWTTGFEADQEITVVLKNQDGQFVADRETLDRLEGEGQVAFRYVGVNPNGSSRDIAGISNERGNVVGLMPHPEHAVEEGFGPGLDGRTVFTSVLEQVVSA comes from the coding sequence GTGAAGATCGGCGTCATCACCTTCCCCGGCAGCCTCGACGACGCCGACGCCCGCCGCGCCGTGCGCATCGCCGGCGGCGAGCCGCTCGCCCTCTGGCACGGCGACGCGGACCTCCACTCGGTCGACGCGGTCGTCATCCCGGGCGGGTTCTCCTACGGGGACTACCTGCGCGCCGGTGCCATCGCCCGCTTCGCCCCGGTCATGGGCGAGGTCATCACGGCAGCGAAGGGGGGTCTGCCGGTCCTCGGGATCTGCAACGGCTTCCAGATCCTCACCGAGTGCCACCTCCTGCCGGGATCGATGATCCAGAACGACCACCGCAGGTTCCTCTGCCGGGACCAGGTCCTGCGCGTCGAGAACGCCGCGACGGCGTGGACGACCGGTTTCGAGGCCGACCAGGAGATCACCGTGGTCCTGAAGAACCAGGACGGCCAGTTCGTCGCCGACAGGGAGACCCTCGACCGCCTCGAGGGGGAGGGGCAGGTCGCCTTCCGCTACGTCGGCGTCAACCCCAACGGCTCCTCACGTGACATCGCCGGCATCAGCAACGAGCGCGGCAACGTGGTCGGCCTCATGCCGCACCCCGAGCACGCCGTCGAGGAGGGCTTTGGCCCGGGACTCGACGGCCGCACCGTCTTCACGTCCGTCCTCGAGCAGGTGGTGTCCGCGTGA